Within the Streptomyces sp. NBC_00554 genome, the region CTTGAGCGCGGGCACGCGGTCGATGCCATCGTCCTCGAAGGCGTCGGGGGTGGGGGGCATCAGGCGGTGAGGATGAAGTCGTCGGGGTTGAAGGGCTTGTCGGCGTGCAGGTGAGGGAGGAGTAGGTGTGCGGCCAGGCGCGGGGGGACTGCGTTGCCGATCTGGGAGAACTGCTGGCCTTTGTTGCCCTGCCACGGGTAGTCGGCGGGGAAGGTCTGCAGGAGGCCCGCCTCGCGGGCGGTGATCCTGATCGGCGCAGGTGCCGTCGGCGTCACTTCGTTCTCGGTGTGTCCTGTGGGCTCGGCGACCCAGGTGCACTCGTTGGCGCGGTGACCGAAGAACAGGGTGCCGGCGGGCTCGGTGAGGGAACGCACGGTGGCGTTGGTCTGGTTGTTGCTGCGCAGCGACCACGACCAGCGGTGTGCCTCGGCGGACGCTTCTTGGTGGGAGGCCGTGACGGTCTCCGTATCACGGGTTGCCCAGGTGCCCCGGGTGCGGGCATCGGCGAGGGTCTTGCGGGAGCCGGACGGGAACGGCTCGGGGCCGCCGCCAGGGCCGCCGCCGGCGCACACGGTGGGTACGGGACGGTCGGTGGCACCCCAGCCGAGCGCCTGCGCCATCGACACCCAGCGTTCGCGGCCCGGCCCGAACAGCGACTCGGGCTCGGCGACTTGGGCGTGCGTGGGCGGCGGGGGCCCGGCGGCCTGGACGCGGGAGGCGAGCAGAATCGCGCGCCGCCTGGTCTGCGGGACGCCGTAGTCGGCCGCGTTGAGTATCCCGGTCCACACGGAGAAGCCCCACTCGCGCAGCATGGCCGCGTACTGCCGCCAAAGCGGCAGGACGTCGGGGACTTCCTCCATGACCACCCACTCAGGCTCGCCCGCAATGTTGAGGGCGTGCAGGTAGCGCATGGGTTCGGCGGCGAGGAGAGAGCGTTCGTCCGCGCACGCGCCGAGCAGTTGCTCGCGGGTGTCGCGTCCGGCGGCGAGGTCGGCGACGGCTTGATGGACGAGTGCCTGGTCCACCAGGCCGAGACGCTTGCCGGCCATCGACCACGCCTGGCACGGCGGGGAGGCGATGAAGCCGAGAACCCGCCCTGAGAAGATCCACGTGGGATAGGCGGCGACGTCGGTCCGGATCGTCAACTGGCCCGACCGGGCACGGGTCTTGCAGGCCCACTCGTCCCATTCCAGACCGACGTCCCGCGCCCCGAGGACCGTCAGGGCGTGGCTCCAGCCACCGGGGCCGGCGAACAGGTCGAGGATGATCTGCCTCACGAGGCCAGGCCGAAGTCGTCCTGCACCGGCTCGGGTTCGGATCCGCGGCATGCCCACGGAGAGCAGCCGTCGACCACTCCCGTCTCCAGTTCCTCCACGACCGTCGCCTGGTCGTCGAGTTCCTGCTGGCGGGCGGCCCACTCGGCGGCCGTGACGTGGTCGATGGGGGCCTGGTCGAGGGGGACGCGGGAGCGGTGTAGGAACGCCTGCCCCAGCAGCCGATTGCCAGCAGCGTTCGCGCGAGCATTGCCCTGGCGGATGGCCGCATCGAATGCGACCACGTCCGCCCATTCCTGGTGACTGGTATCCCTGATATTTCTCCACTGCGCGTTTCCGTGAAATGGACAGCCCAAACAACTCGATTTCGGCGTATCCGCCAGACCGATGGAGGTGAGATATCGGACGCAGTCTGTGCGGGACCAGCCCAGGTTGATGAGTGGATGCCGGTTGCGCATGTACCTGACGTCGGCATCCTTGGCCCGATGGAATTCATCCGTCGAGATGCCGACCCACTGCTCGACGAACACGCTCTCTGGGATGCGCTGCGGGTAGGGGTATCCGAGGAGTTCCCGGACCTTCTTCTTTATCGGCTTGATCTTGTACTCCCCGGTGCACTGGCGCCTGGTCATGCCCTGTTTACCGTCCTGGTTGAGGATGTAGAGAGGCGTGGAGGCGAACCGGTGCTCCGGGTCGAGAGCGTCGTCGCGAATATTCCCGGACGTGACACGCAGCATGGTTATTCCGGCAGGTTCGGCGATTTCTCGTTCGAGGCGGTTCAGGTGGCTGTAGACGGCTGCTGGTTCCCAGCCGGTGTCGGCGAATATCGCGTAGTCGACCTTGGGAAGGGCGCCTGCGGCGGACAGGGCGAGGAGGGTGCTGGATTGAACTCCCGCGCCCAAGGAGAGGGCACGGAACTGAGGCTGATTGGAAATGGGCAGTCCTGGGTGTGACGGGTGCGAATTTCGGACCTCAACGGGACTCGCTCGCAGGCAGGCTGACGATCGTGAGCGAGTCGCGCTGGATGGCCTGACAGGGCGGGGGTGGCATCGAGCAGATCGGTGGCCGACTCGACGTACTGCTGGGGCGAGGGACGGAGGAGGACGAGCGGCTCGCGTGTGGCGTGGGCTCGACGGCGCTGGTTCTCCACGGTCGGGCAAGCGCCGCGCTGAGTTCGGCGCCCGCGTCCTGGGCGGCTGTGACGATGTGCGCGACGCGGTCTAACGGCAGCAGGTGCACCCCGCACGACACATCGCCCTCGCGCTGGCCGCTCAGGTCCACCCGGACGCGGGGCGTCGGTGGGCGTGAGTTCTCCCGAGGATCGGGCGCGGGGGTCAGCGGGTGCGGCCGGCGGTGGCCTGGGGCAGGGCCGCTGCGGGCCGCGCCGTGGTGGGTGCGAGGTGCTTGGGTCGGCCGAAGGCGGCGGCGAGATCACGGCCGCCGTCGGGGGTGAGGTGGACCCGCTCGTCTGTGAGCCACAGCGGGCACTCCTCGCGGGCCACGAGGCCGCGGGCCTCCAGGGCGCGCACGGTGCTGATCGTCACGCGCAGGTCGTCGGCGCGGACGTAGGGCTTGTTGTCGGCGATTGTCACCTCGCCGCGTGCGACGGCGCGCAGTGCGGCGTCCTGGGCCGCGGTGAGGACGGGTGGCTGGTGCGGGAGTGAAGAGCCTCGGCGAAGCCGCTCGGCGACGTACGCCTCGGCGGCCGTGAGTGCGTCGTCGGCCCCGAGCGCGGTCAGATCTCTCACAAGCGTGAGGCGGCTGCAGGCCTCCCCGAGGGCCTGCTGGCCGGTCAGCACGACCAGGAGTGAGTCGTCGATCTCGACGGGGAGTCCGGCGCGCGTGTTGTCGAGGATTTCGGCGGCGTCCAGGAGGTGATCGGCGGTGTCCGTGGCCAGGTGAGCGAGCTGACGCACGCGTGCGTACACGGAGCGGATCACGGGGCTGTGGTACATCCGCTGGGCGTTGAGGGTGTCCACGATGTCCAGCGCCGCTTGGGCCAGGTGCTGGGCGGCGGTGGCCTGGGCGGTGAGGAAGGCCGAGGGGCTGGGACCGTTGATCCGGTGTCGCAGAAGGGCGTCGTTGTACCGGGTGAAGTCGGCACCCAGAAGCAGGAGTTGTTCGGCAGGTGCGGTGGACGCGATGTTCTGGGGCAGGGGGGTCCGTTTTTTCGGGGGCGGCGTCAGCGGCGGCGTGCAGTGGCGCGGTCGCGCTGGGTGAGGGCGTGATGGACGTGCGGGTTCACCGAGGCGCCGCGGACGGGCGTGATCAGGGCGCTGTCCGCGTGCCGTGTGCTGAGGGGGACATCGGCGTAGGCTCGCTCCACGGCCAAGGGCGTGGCCAGGTGGGCGAAGAAGTTGCAGACGAGCGCCTCGGGGGCGTCCTGCGTGAACGTGGCCAGCGGCTCGTTTTCGTAGTAGAGGTGCTCGACCTGCCAGGAGATGTCCTCGCCGGGCGTGTGCCGCAGGCTGCAGTACATGTCGGGTGAGGTGAGAGTGCCGCCGTCGGCGGACCAGTCGCTCAGCTCGGCGAGCTGCTCCAGGGGCACGTCTGTGATCGGGATTCTCTCGGAGCGCCGGGCATCGCCGAGCAGCTGGGGCAGTGCCTGGGTGACGGCGGCCACCGCCTCCAGGGGCGCCTGCCTGCTGAACATCACTTCCCAGAACGGCTCATGGTGGCCAACGGTGACCCACCGGCCGAGTGGGTGCAGCGGGTAGAAGTCGAGGAACATGCTGCCGTCGGGGCTGTCTATTTTGACGTGCCCGGAGGCGGCGTCGTGCTCGTGGCGCCAGCCGAAGAGGTGGATGAGGGGGCCGATCACGTCGGCGATCCGGTCTCCGGCGCCCGCCATGTACCGAGGCGAGACCATGACCCGGTCGTCGTGCGTGTACGGGTTCACCGGCGTACCTCCTGCCTCACCGCGGCCTTGGGCGCGGCGGTCCCGGCGGCGGTCAGCGCGGCGTGCGGGCGCGGCTTGGCCAGGGCTCGCTGGCCGTGCTCGGCGACGGTGATCTTCTGGCCGTGGTAGAGCGAGGTGCTGTTGTCGGCGGTGACGAGTCCGCGTTTTTCCAGAGCCCGGTAGGTGGCGATAGAGACGTGGGTGCCGTCGTCGGTGGCGACGCGAGTGACGCCCAGCCCTCGTGTTGAACTCTCATACAGCCGTCCGCCGCCCAGGAGGGACTTGAGGGCGTCGTACTGTGCGGGAGTGACGGCGCGGGGCCGGCCGTCTGCTGTGCGGATGCCGCCTGGCGCTTCTGCGTGGATGCCAGGTCATCGGTGATGGCGTGGGCGAGTTAGCGGCACCCGGTCGCGCTCAGGTCGAGCTGATGAGCGGCATCGTCGAGGTGCTCGGCCATACGCGGAATGGCCTCGGTGTGCCTTGCCGTGCGCACCGACTCATCGTCAGCGGGGTAGCCGGAGAACTGCGCGCCCTCGTACGGGTTGGCATACAGCGCGTTGGCGAGGTCGTTGCCGGCAAGGGAGGAAGCGACCACGACCGAGGCCAGCAGCTCCAGGCCGGCGCGGCTGCCGGCGATGTCGGTGTACGCGCTGTTATCGAGGACGGTCAGGCCCAGCAGGGCGGTGGCCGTGAGGTCCTGCGCCTTGAGCAGGAGAGGGCTGATTCGGCGCAGCGCGTCCCTGCCGGGAGTGTAGGAGACGTCGCGTACGCGTGCGCGAAGGGCTTCGAAGTCTCCTGCCAATTGGCGGAGTTGGCGGACTTGTTCGTTCAGGTCGAGCGGAGTTGTGGAGATGGGGTGGCTCCCGGGAGCGGCTGTTCAGCGGATTCGGGTGGTTGCCTGTGTGGCGGTGGGGATCGGGCGGGGCGTGGTGCCGGGGGCGGTGCCTGGCCGCGCTGGAGGTAGTCCGATGACGGAGGCGAGGGCGGTGACGCCTGCTTGTGTGAGGCACACGCGGTCCTGGGCCGGGCCGCCGAGGTAGGCGCCGAGAGCGGAGTTCGGAGTCCGTTCGGCAAGGTCCTTCGACTCCAGGGCGCGCAGCGTGCTCATCAGGACCTTGGGCTCCCTGGAACGCGTGAACTCCCGCCCCAGGGAGCTGCTGGCCACGACATGCCCGCAGGCGATCTGCGCCAGGGCGGTGCGCTGCGCGGCAGTGAGCCGTTCATCCGGTGCGATGGCGGTCGACCAGTGACGTCGCCGCGTCTCCGTGGCGAGAGTTGCGGCGCAGCCGACCGCGGCTTGAGGAGCCAGGGCAGTCAGCTCACGAGCCGCCCGGACGCCCAAGTCGGCTGACGCGGTGGTGAGGAAGGCGAGCTGTTTGAGCCGCACCACTGTCTCCGTCAACTCCGTGCTCTCGTAGAGCCGTTCATCGTGGATGGCCTTGACCGCGGTGCGGGTGTCGGACGCCAGGCGCTTGGCGGAGGCGACGTGGGCCTGCGGCTCGGGCGAGGTTGCCGTGCGAAAGAGGAGGTCGAGCGCATCGTTGTGCCGGGTGTATTGATCGGCGAGGCGGAGCAGCCGCTCCACGGGCGTCAGCGGTGGCGGCACGTCGAACAACCATGATTCGGTGGGCGGCGTGGTCACGAGCGGCGCCGTACGGTCGTGGCCTGCACGGATACGGCGGCGGTCGTGTTCGGTGTCGCGGGATTGCGGGGCGCACCAAGACAGGCGCGGGCCGCTGCCAGGGCTTTTCCGGCGTCGTCAAGGTGGACGCGCAGGCGGCTGTGCTGGTCGATCGCGTCGAGCTGTTTCTGGAGCGTGGCCTGCGCGCCGGGCTGGGCGAGGGTGACGAGCGGGGAGAGGGCCTGGGTGTAGTGGGCGATGGCCCGTCCCAGGTGTGCGGCCGTCTGCCCCAGGGTCTGGGCCGGAGGAAGGTCGGAGATGTTCGGAGCGAGCTGGTATTCGGCGTCAGCGGCCATGCGGGCGGCGAGATGGCAGAGCAGGCCGATGTGCCGGGTGGCGGTGAACAGGCCGCTTCCATCACCGGTGATGCGGTGCCCGCGTATGTCGGCGATGACGGCATCCACGGCTTTGTGCGGCTCCATGTCTTCCAGGTCGGCGGGCTCGTAGGTGTGAATGGGCGCCTCCGTGGGCGAGTTGAGTGGCGGGAAGGGGAGCGCGGACTAGGCGGCGGTGCCGAAGTCGGTCTGCTTCGGGGCGGCCTTGGTGACGGCGCGTTCGGTGATGCCCTGGGACGCGCGGGCGGAGGCGGCGGATAGTTGGCCGGCGCCGGGCTCGAGATACCAGGGGCGCAGGTCGAGCATGGCCGCGCGCATGCCGGTGGCGAACGCGAGCGCGGTGCCCTTGGGCAGGGCGCGGATGGCGTCGGCGGCCAGGATGCGTTCCTGCCGCACGCTGACGGACGTGGACTTACCGGACTCGGACGTCGAGGTGGAAGTGGTCTCGACGTCGTGATCGCCGATCAGACGGCTGAGCTTGTCGGCGAAGTCCGGATCATCGATTCCGGACCCGATGACCTTGATCGTGGAGGCGCTCCACATGGCGTCCATTCCGGCGTCGCCCCAGACTTTCTGGCCCTGCCGGTAGCTCTGCAGGATCGTGATGGGGATGATCCCGCGGCTGCCGAGGTGGGAGTACAGGTCCGGCAAATCGCTGATCTTGCAGACGTTGGCGGCCTCGTCGAGGATCGCGAGCATGGGCGGGTCGAGGCGTCCTCCGGCGCGTTCGGCCTGGGCTGTCGCGGCCCGCATGACCGAGTCCGCGCACGCGGCGATGACGGCCGAGGCGCCGCCACCGCCGTCCTTCGACATCAGATAGAGCGTGTCCTTCGAGGTGACGAACTCGCTCGGCTTGAATTCCGCCACGTCCTTCTGCGGAGTCACCCATGCGGCGATCTCGCTGTTGAGCAGGGCGGCGGCGTACTGGCGGGCGGTCTCGTAGATCCCGTCGCGGGTTTCCGGCGGGCCTTCCACGGTGCCCTTGAGCTGGGCGGCGACGGCGGCGAGGCCGTGGTCGCGCAGGATGTCCAGCGGGGTGCGGTCGGCGGGGAAGGCCAGCCACTGCATCACGTCGGTGATCGGCCGTTCGTCGAGGGCCGCGGCCAGGAACAGCTGCGAGAGGATGTTGGATCCGGCCTTGGACCAGAAGTCGCCCTGCTGGGAGGCGTCGACGCTGGCGGCGAGGAAGTGGCCGGCGAGGCGGCCGGCGCCGTCGAGGGTCTTGGCGTCGGACAAGGGGTTCCACCACATGGCCCGCTCGGCGTGGGCGATCTGCTGCGGGTCCATCGACCAGGTCCGGCCGACGGCCGCCCGCGCGTCGAGCGTGGCGGTGTAGGCGTCGCCTGCGGCCTTGTTGGAGGTGAGCAGGACCGGACCGGGCGCGTTGAGGATGGAGGGGATCGCCAGCGACGTGGTCTTGCCGGAGCGCGGCGCCATGATCGCGACGGCGACGTCCTCGTACCCCATGCGCACTTCGTACTTCGTGCCCTGGAGGTTGCCGAGCAGGATGCCGGTGTCGGCCGGGTCGAGGTGCTTGGCGTCCTTCAGACTCGGGCGCAGGGAGCGGGCCTTGGCGGTGATGGCCTTGGACATCAGCGGCTCGATGTCCCGCTGCTTGGCCATGCCAGCGACGCGCGTCCTGCGTCCGCCGCCGTCCTTGTGCCGCTTGTACACCATGGCGACCGTGATACCGAGTGCGAGCAGCACGGCGCCGGGCAGGATGCGCGTGCCTAGCAGCAGGGACGTGTCGCCGAGGCGGGGCCACAGCTGATCGGGATGGAGCAGGGCCTGCACGGGCTGATAGGGCGCACGGGGAGCGGCGTTGGTGGCCCAGGCGGTGAGGTTGCCGCCCAGCCACGCCAGATTGGACAGGGGGACGGCGATGGCGAGGACGACGCCCAGGACGCGGAAGGCTATGTCGTAGCCGTCGGTGGACGAGGTGGAGGAGGGCTGGGGCAAGGGCTGTTCCAGGTACGTGGGGTGAGGAGCGCGGCGTGGGCGGGGCCGGTCAGCGGGTGCGGCGCGGCGAAGGGCCGTGCGGCGGGGGCGGGGAAGAAGCTGCTGTGCGGTGCCGGGCGGCGAGGGCGCTGACGCGTCGCTCCAGGGCGAAGGCGATGTCCGGCGCGGGGACGTGACGGGTGTGCACGGTCATGCGGTCGCGGGCCAGGCCCGGGATCCGGCTCGGATCGCGGGTGATGGGCGTCCGGTCGGCGAGCGACTGCGTCACGGCCGCGATCAGGTGCAGCGGGGTGGTGCCGGTGAACACGGCCCGCCAGATCGTCGGGTCCTGGATGACCGCGGTCTCGATGCTCCACAGATCCCGGCCGGGGGCGCCGATCCGCCAGACGCGCGCGACGTTGTCGGGGGAGGCAGGGCCGCCGAGGGGCGCGGCGTGTCCCAGCCGGCGTCCCGCAGCGGGGCGCAGGGATCGAGCGCTGCAGTGGGCGGGCCGGAAGGATCGGCCATGGCGTCGGTGAAGGCGGCGATGATCTCGACGGGGGTGCGGGCCTCGAAGGTGGCCGTCCAGCCGGGGTGATCCGCGGTACGCGCGTGCCGGATGGTCCACCAGCCCGGATCGTCCGGGTCGGGGTCCAGACGCAGCTGGGTGAGCTGGTCCGGGCTGGTGAGCAGGACGCGCGGCATCAGCGGGTCGTGTCCGTAGCTCCAGCCGGCGGCGCGGTGCAGCGGCACGGTGATCCACCCGGGGTCTCCGCCGCCCGCGAGATGGCGCGGGGTGATGAGCGCCTACTCGACGGTGTTGCTCACGCGCGCCACCGCCGGGCCGCAGATGACGCTGCGGCAGTCTTGGGCACGGGCGTCGTTTTGACCGATCCTGGCGCGGATGCCTTCGGCTGCTTCTGCGCCAGCGCGTTGATGGCGAAGAGCGCTTGGCCGTGGATCGCCCACTGGTCGAGGTAGTGCCAGGCGTCCGCGTAGCTTTCGGCGAGCGGCTCCTCGAACGCCTTGGTCCCGGGCCGGGCACGCGCGGGCAGTGCGCGGCGCACGGTGAGCCAGTAGTCGTGGACGGCGTACAGCCCCTTGGTGCTGTCGCACAGTTCTCGCACCTGCCAGGCGTAGCGGCGAGTCCGGGCGGAGGCGGGCAGCTGGGCGAGCTGCTGCTCGGCGACGTGCACCAGTGCGTCGGCGTGGTAGTAAACGCGGCCGAAGGCACCCAGGGTGTCGGCGTCGCGCCGGCGTTGCCGCAGGCCGTAGGCGTCCTCGTCGTAGGGCTGGTGCGTGTCGGGGTCGGAGTGCTGGTCGGAGTAGGAGTCCCAGGCAGCGAGGATCTGCCTGCTTTCCCGCAGGTAGATGGCGAGTTGGCTCAGATAGAGGTGGTGCGCCGGGCTCGCGGGTTCAAGCGAAATGGTCAAGAAGGGCCTTCGGGCATACAGATGTGACGGCGAGGGGGCGCGGCCACCAGGGCCGCGCCGCGTGGTTCAGCGGCCCGGGGCCGCAGCAGCGGCCAACTCGGCGGCGGGAATCGGCGCCGAGGGGTGCGTGTTCGGCGCGCCACTGCGGCGGGCCTTGCGGGCGGCGGCCCGTATGGCCTTCAGACGCGCCTCGTGGGCGGCGGCCAGTTGCTCGCGCTGGGCGCCGCGTTCCACCTGGCTGACCAGGTGGGAGTGCGGGACGTCGTAGTGGCCGCGCGGCACGGGCGCGGGGTCGGTGAGGGCGGTGGCGAAGGCGGCGAGCAGGTGGCGGGGCGTGCGGTCGTCGAAGTACGCGTGCCACAGCCGCTGGTGGCCGCCGAGACCGGTGGGAAGCGCAACTTCGGCGCTCCAGCTGAAGTAGTCGCTCGTCAGCGTCGCCCGCCGCTCCATGGTGGTGATGCCGTCCGGATGGCGCGCACTCTCATTGCCCCGCTCGTCGCGCTCGTAGGTCCAGCCTGCCGCTTGCAGCGTCGCCCATACGCCCGGTTCCGCGGCTGGGACGGGCTGTAGGAGGGCGTCGGTGAATCCGGCGATGATCTCGGCGGGTGTGTTGCCGCCGTACGACGCATGCCAGCGCTGTGCGGAGATCCGCCACCAGGCGGAGTACGTGTCCGCAGCGGGTTCGAGCACGAGCGTGTACCGGAAGTCGGGGCTGGCCAGGACGACATGAGGAAAGTCAGGGTCGGCGTAGTTCTTCCACCCGCCGGCCCGCAGCGCCTGGGTGACATGGCGCGGGTCGCCGGGCCCGGCGAGATGACGGGGACTGGTGTCGAACCAGATACGAGACCAGGGGTCCTCAGCCTTGCTGACGATGTAGGGGCGGGTCACGACGTCGTCGGCGGACCTGCGGGCTCGAACGCGTGGCCGCTCAGGCGCTGGACGTCCCAGTGAAGGACGTGCCAGTCCGTGGCCTCCTGGGCGGCGTCCCGGAGCCCGTCGATGATCAGGCGGATCTCGTCGGTCTTGGGGATGGCGGTCTGCAGGGAGACGAGGCGCGCGGCGCTGCGCAGGACGTCGCCGAGCAGGATGGGGACGCCGGTGTCCTCGTCGAGGAGGCGAGCCAGCAGCGGCAGCACGTCGTTGACGGGCGGGTTGGTGCGCAGGTAGTCCTTGAGCTGGGTCAGGGTTGCGGTCGCCTGCGCGATCTGGTCGGAGCTGGGGGTGGAGGGGTTGGGCATCAGCGTCCTTGAGTGAACGTGGTGGTGAGCCGGGCCAGGCTGTGGACAGCCCTGTGGATATCTCCCGTGGTGGGGGCGTCGTCGCAGTTCAGACGGGCAATGAACCTCCTTGCTGTCGAGGGAAGTTGGGGACAGGGCGGCGGGCGTGACCACCCGAGGCCGGTCAGCGGCGTCGGCCGTCGGACGTCGCGTACGGGTGAGCGCCGGGGCTGGAGCGAGCCCGGTTGGTGGCGACGGAGTTGCGGGCCCACATGGCCGCTCTGGCGGCGGTGATCCGGGCCTGCTGCCACGCGCCGAGCTGTGAGGGCAGGACGGACACGGACGTGGTGCGGATCCGCTGGGAGGACGGGACGCGGCCGAGGGGCCGCATCACCGGCTGCGGATCCGCGAGCGCCGCGCTGAATGCCTGCACCAGATGCATCGGCGTGGTCGGAGTGAACATTGCCTCCCACATGCGGCCGTGCTCGTTGCGGGCGCCGGCCCACCAGTGCGCCTGCCCGGGGCTGGACTGGTGGAAGCGGACGAAGGCGTCGCCGTCCGGGCTGCGGGTGGTGACGTGCTGGCCGCGCTCGGTCTCCCAGCCCTGTTGCAGCAGGGGCTCCCACACGTTGGGGGCGTGCGCCTTGCGGGTCGTGAACAGGGCGTCGGTGAGGCTGGCGACGATTTCGACGGGTGTCTGCCGGCCGAAGGTCGCGTGCCATGCTTCTTGGTGCGCGGTCTTCTTCCCGCTGATGGTCCAGCCGCCGGGCTGGGTGAACGGGTCGTATCCGATGCGCACGGACTTGTCCGGGCTGTGGAAGACGAGGGGGCCGCCGGTCTTGGACTTGTCCTTCCACCCGGAGGCGCGCAGGTACTCGGTGACGTGGCGCAGGTCGCCGCCGCCAGCGAGATGGCGGGGCTCGACGAGGTAGTGCTGCTGGGCCTGCTGACCGGTGGCGCCCCAGCCGGCCCACTGCTTGTTCTGTCTCACCGGTGCCGCCTGACGACCATCGCCGATCCGGTGGGCCGCGCGGCCTGGCTAGTTGCCGGGATGGCGGGCGTGGCGAGCTGTCTGATCGTGCCGGTGTGCTCGTTGAGGTCCTCGCCCACGCTGCTCAGTTCGTTGGCGGCGCGGCCCAGGGCCAGCCACACCTCGGGGTGCAGAATGCCGCGCTGGGAGTGGTCCTGGGCGAAGCGTGATCCGGTGGCGACCAGTGCGGTGACTCCTCCGAGCAGTCCCTTGTCGGAGTCGAGGACCTTGCCGAGGATCTGGGCGGCCTCGTGCGCCGGGGCCTGGGCCAAGAGCTGTGTGAGCTGGCTGAGTTGGTGCGCGACGTCGTCGGCGAGCCGTACGGAGAGGGGCGGGTTGGTCATGGGCCTCCTGAACGGGCCAGTTCGTACTGCTAGTTGTGGTGGCGGATGCGGTGGCTGTCGACGAGGAGGAACAGGTCCCTGCGCCGGGCTTCGTCGAGGGCGGCCTCGGGGTGCCCGCCGGCCAGCAGGTTGGTCCGGGTGCAACTGTCGGCGGTGACGGCCCGCAGGTAGCGGCGGAAGAGAGCGGTGACCAGGCGCGGCTTGCGGTCGGCGGT harbors:
- a CDS encoding DNA cytosine methyltransferase, translated to MILDLFAGPGGWSHALTVLGARDVGLEWDEWACKTRARSGQLTIRTDVAAYPTWIFSGRVLGFIASPPCQAWSMAGKRLGLVDQALVHQAVADLAAGRDTREQLLGACADERSLLAAEPMRYLHALNIAGEPEWVVMEEVPDVLPLWRQYAAMLREWGFSVWTGILNAADYGVPQTRRRAILLASRVQAAGPPPPTHAQVAEPESLFGPGRERWVSMAQALGWGATDRPVPTVCAGGGPGGGPEPFPSGSRKTLADARTRGTWATRDTETVTASHQEASAEAHRWSWSLRSNNQTNATVRSLTEPAGTLFFGHRANECTWVAEPTGHTENEVTPTAPAPIRITAREAGLLQTFPADYPWQGNKGQQFSQIGNAVPPRLAAHLLLPHLHADKPFNPDDFILTA
- a CDS encoding DUF317 domain-containing protein; translated protein: MNPYTHDDRVMVSPRYMAGAGDRIADVIGPLIHLFGWRHEHDAASGHVKIDSPDGSMFLDFYPLHPLGRWVTVGHHEPFWEVMFSRQAPLEAVAAVTQALPQLLGDARRSERIPITDVPLEQLAELSDWSADGGTLTSPDMYCSLRHTPGEDISWQVEHLYYENEPLATFTQDAPEALVCNFFAHLATPLAVERAYADVPLSTRHADSALITPVRGASVNPHVHHALTQRDRATARRR
- a CDS encoding type IV secretory system conjugative DNA transfer family protein, whose translation is MPQPSSTSSTDGYDIAFRVLGVVLAIAVPLSNLAWLGGNLTAWATNAAPRAPYQPVQALLHPDQLWPRLGDTSLLLGTRILPGAVLLALGITVAMVYKRHKDGGGRRTRVAGMAKQRDIEPLMSKAITAKARSLRPSLKDAKHLDPADTGILLGNLQGTKYEVRMGYEDVAVAIMAPRSGKTTSLAIPSILNAPGPVLLTSNKAAGDAYTATLDARAAVGRTWSMDPQQIAHAERAMWWNPLSDAKTLDGAGRLAGHFLAASVDASQQGDFWSKAGSNILSQLFLAAALDERPITDVMQWLAFPADRTPLDILRDHGLAAVAAQLKGTVEGPPETRDGIYETARQYAAALLNSEIAAWVTPQKDVAEFKPSEFVTSKDTLYLMSKDGGGGASAVIAACADSVMRAATAQAERAGGRLDPPMLAILDEAANVCKISDLPDLYSHLGSRGIIPITILQSYRQGQKVWGDAGMDAMWSASTIKVIGSGIDDPDFADKLSRLIGDHDVETTSTSTSESGKSTSVSVRQERILAADAIRALPKGTALAFATGMRAAMLDLRPWYLEPGAGQLSAASARASQGITERAVTKAAPKQTDFGTAA
- a CDS encoding DUF317 domain-containing protein, which codes for MGAPGRDLWSIETAVIQDPTIWRAVFTGTTPLHLIAAVTQSLADRTPITRDPSRIPGLARDRMTVHTRHVPAPDIAFALERRVSALAARHRTAASSPPPPHGPSPRRTR
- a CDS encoding DUF317 domain-containing protein, which translates into the protein MPLHRAAGWSYGHDPLMPRVLLTSPDQLTQLRLDPDPDDPGWWTIRHARTADHPGWTATFEARTPVEIIAAFTDAMADPSGPPTAALDPCAPLRDAGWDTPRPSAALPPPTTSRASGGSAPPAGICGASRPRSSRTRRSGGPCSPAPPRCT
- a CDS encoding DUF317 domain-containing protein, with the translated sequence MTRPYIVSKAEDPWSRIWFDTSPRHLAGPGDPRHVTQALRAGGWKNYADPDFPHVVLASPDFRYTLVLEPAADTYSAWWRISAQRWHASYGGNTPAEIIAGFTDALLQPVPAAEPGVWATLQAAGWTYERDERGNESARHPDGITTMERRATLTSDYFSWSAEVALPTGLGGHQRLWHAYFDDRTPRHLLAAFATALTDPAPVPRGHYDVPHSHLVSQVERGAQREQLAAAHEARLKAIRAAARKARRSGAPNTHPSAPIPAAELAAAAAPGR
- a CDS encoding DUF317 domain-containing protein gives rise to the protein MRQNKQWAGWGATGQQAQQHYLVEPRHLAGGGDLRHVTEYLRASGWKDKSKTGGPLVFHSPDKSVRIGYDPFTQPGGWTISGKKTAHQEAWHATFGRQTPVEIVASLTDALFTTRKAHAPNVWEPLLQQGWETERGQHVTTRSPDGDAFVRFHQSSPGQAHWWAGARNEHGRMWEAMFTPTTPMHLVQAFSAALADPQPVMRPLGRVPSSQRIRTTSVSVLPSQLGAWQQARITAARAAMWARNSVATNRARSSPGAHPYATSDGRRR